The proteins below are encoded in one region of Methanosarcina barkeri 3:
- the rpl7ae gene encoding 50S ribosomal protein L7Ae, with protein MAQLAKFDVPEELTNKALEALELARDTGKIKKGTNEATKAIERGNAKLVLIAEDIEPAEIVAHIAPLSDEKKAPYIFIKNQKELGAASGLGVSCATVAIVDAGKAAEMIQDIAQKLEALK; from the coding sequence ATGGCACAATTAGCTAAATTCGATGTTCCAGAAGAACTTACAAACAAAGCACTTGAAGCTCTGGAGCTTGCCAGAGATACTGGAAAGATTAAAAAGGGCACCAATGAAGCCACAAAAGCAATCGAAAGAGGCAATGCAAAGCTTGTCCTTATCGCTGAGGATATCGAGCCTGCCGAGATTGTTGCTCACATTGCTCCCCTTTCCGATGAAAAGAAAGCACCTTATATCTTCATTAAAAACCAGAAGGAACTCGGTGCAGCCAGTGGGCTTGGTGTGTCCTGCGCAACTGTCGCAATCGTAGATGCAGGAAAAGCAGCTGAAATGATCCAGGACATTGCCCAGAAGCTTGAAGCCCTTAAATAA
- a CDS encoding TatD family nuclease-associated radical SAM protein, with the protein MVIRNVRNFAFMDTIYYEAHKNLYINLTNRCSSDCVFCIRNFADGVYGYDLRLSREPTTEEVIEALEELNLSKYREIVFTGLGEPTLRFDVVLAVTRWLKSRNIRVRLDTNGQAALINPGRDVVLELKAAGIDSISVSLNAESEEKYNKLCRPTHENAYSAVLDFVKEARKAGISIRVTVVNVPEIDLEKCKKLADELGSGFHIRTLSEAASKEI; encoded by the coding sequence ATGGTTATAAGGAATGTAAGAAATTTTGCTTTTATGGACACAATTTACTATGAAGCTCATAAAAATCTTTATATTAACCTTACAAACCGCTGCAGTTCAGACTGTGTCTTTTGCATCCGTAATTTTGCAGACGGAGTTTATGGATATGACCTGAGGCTTTCAAGAGAACCGACAACAGAGGAAGTTATCGAAGCACTTGAAGAGCTAAACCTTTCAAAATACAGGGAAATCGTATTCACAGGCCTTGGAGAGCCAACCCTAAGGTTCGACGTGGTGCTTGCAGTAACACGCTGGCTGAAGAGCCGGAATATTCGAGTCAGGTTAGATACCAACGGACAGGCAGCATTGATAAATCCGGGAAGAGATGTGGTCTTAGAACTAAAAGCCGCAGGAATAGACTCTATTTCCGTGAGCCTGAATGCCGAGTCCGAAGAAAAATACAATAAGCTCTGCAGACCGACTCATGAAAATGCTTATTCTGCAGTACTTGATTTCGTTAAGGAAGCAAGGAAGGCAGGAATCAGTATAAGGGTTACAGTAGTTAATGTGCCCGAAATTGACCTGGAAAAATGTAAAAAGCTTGCAGATGAGCTTGGTTCGGGCTTCCACATAAGGACTTTGTCCGAAGCTGCAAGTAAAGAAATCTGA